A stretch of the Sphingobacterium thalpophilum genome encodes the following:
- a CDS encoding LOG family protein: MTKEDKIIRAFENKTWQEIKVKDSWQIFKVMSEFVDGFEKLAKIGPCVSIFGSARTPREHKYYKMATDIAALLTERGYGIISGGGPGIMEAANKGAYESGGKSVGLNIELPFEQFHNKYIDRDKLLEFKYFFVRKVMFMKYSQGYIVMPGGFGTMDELFEAITLIQTGKIARFPIVLVGSEYWKGLMDWVQSTMLSNKYISEEDLKLYRIVDTAQEAADHIFRFYDKYLLKPNF, translated from the coding sequence ATTACAAAAGAAGATAAAATCATCCGTGCCTTTGAGAACAAAACGTGGCAGGAAATCAAAGTAAAAGATTCTTGGCAGATCTTTAAGGTCATGTCAGAATTTGTAGATGGATTCGAAAAACTCGCTAAAATCGGTCCCTGTGTATCTATATTTGGATCCGCAAGAACACCCCGAGAACATAAATATTATAAAATGGCCACCGATATCGCGGCCTTGTTAACTGAGCGTGGTTATGGTATAATATCTGGTGGCGGCCCCGGCATTATGGAGGCAGCCAACAAAGGGGCTTATGAATCCGGCGGAAAATCAGTAGGTCTCAACATTGAATTACCTTTTGAACAATTTCACAATAAATATATAGACAGGGACAAATTATTGGAATTTAAGTACTTCTTTGTACGAAAAGTAATGTTCATGAAGTATTCTCAGGGATATATTGTTATGCCGGGAGGATTTGGTACAATGGATGAACTCTTTGAAGCGATCACTTTGATCCAGACAGGAAAAATCGCTCGCTTTCCAATCGTGTTGGTCGGTTCCGAATATTGGAAGGGGCTGATGGATTGGGTACAGAGCACTATGTTATCCAACAAATATATCAGCGAAGAAGATCTAAAGCTATATCGTATTGTTGATACTGCACAAGAAGCTGCTGATCATATATTCCGTTTTTACGACAAATATCTGCTGAAACCAAATTTTTAA
- a CDS encoding oxygenase MpaB family protein gives MKNPERYQINTTSFAFYWSKGTGRELLSKLKVKPLLSDANQLVPLLYERDQVCDQLVERLHLQIGFAKGQQLVRDYLRGKPVDSFYRTLISEFLDTVVFEPKWLDWKKIQHGIELCHRSGLSGLIVLRDYCLMGGYESSAINKPLIFTGALKKGAVKRLTETVRFWVDITGDNALKPGGIGIEAILLTRCIHSFSRLLILKQKNWSIDKWGIPLNTWDMLATNLGFSLVYITGLKIMKFNILNKEIEGVFHLWKYIGTLLGIPPALLPDTEEEAIQSLYYWTMTQKEGDQDSIALAGALMQEPVDAAYPRSKFKRALMREIHLYYNNYLLGSYSCKLLGLKKTLIGRIAYLKLLKNRRSNSHILDRAYRRLQIDKGRKVHEDIKQIYLNYNDQPT, from the coding sequence ATGAAAAATCCCGAACGTTATCAAATCAATACTACATCTTTTGCATTCTACTGGTCCAAAGGTACAGGGAGAGAATTGCTAAGCAAGTTGAAAGTGAAACCTCTTCTTTCCGACGCAAATCAACTTGTACCGCTCCTGTACGAAAGAGACCAAGTCTGTGACCAGCTTGTCGAACGCTTGCATTTGCAGATAGGTTTTGCGAAAGGACAGCAGCTTGTCCGTGATTATCTTCGTGGTAAACCTGTCGATAGTTTTTATCGGACGTTGATCTCAGAATTTTTAGATACCGTGGTTTTTGAACCTAAATGGCTAGACTGGAAAAAAATCCAACACGGCATCGAACTATGTCACCGCTCAGGACTCTCAGGACTTATCGTATTAAGAGATTACTGCTTAATGGGTGGTTATGAGTCGAGTGCGATCAATAAGCCGCTCATTTTTACGGGCGCGTTAAAAAAGGGTGCTGTAAAACGGCTGACGGAGACAGTGAGGTTCTGGGTTGACATCACCGGCGACAATGCTTTAAAGCCGGGCGGTATCGGTATTGAAGCTATCCTATTGACTCGCTGCATTCATTCTTTTTCGCGGTTGCTCATTCTAAAGCAAAAAAACTGGTCGATAGACAAATGGGGCATTCCTTTAAACACCTGGGATATGCTCGCAACAAATTTAGGTTTTTCATTAGTTTATATAACGGGATTGAAAATAATGAAATTCAATATTTTAAATAAGGAAATTGAAGGTGTATTTCATCTATGGAAATATATTGGAACATTGCTAGGGATACCGCCGGCCTTATTACCTGATACAGAAGAAGAAGCCATCCAATCACTTTACTATTGGACGATGACACAAAAAGAAGGTGACCAAGATAGCATAGCGTTAGCTGGAGCGCTGATGCAAGAACCGGTCGATGCCGCTTATCCAAGAAGCAAATTTAAGAGAGCACTGATGCGTGAAATACACTTATATTATAATAATTACTTGCTGGGCAGCTATTCTTGCAAGCTTTTGGGGCTCAAAAAAACACTAATTGGGAGAATAGCTTATCTTAAACTACTAAAAAATAGAAGAAGCAATAGTCATATACTAGATAGAGCATATAGACGCCTGCAAATTGACAAAGGCAGAAAAGTGCACGAAGATATCAAACAGATCTATCTGAACTACAATGATCAGCCTACATGA
- a CDS encoding exonuclease domain-containing protein, whose amino-acid sequence MNESKRQEFAIVDIETTGGNAKSSRITEIAIVVHDGNRVLERWETLINPGKEIPNSIFALTGINNDMVRDAPLFEDVALQVYTLLKDRIFVAHNVNFDYSFVRFQLQEAGIEWSAIKLCTVRYARKIKPGLLSYSLGRLCDYLDIPIQNRHRAGGDADATAILFAFLRALDTEQVFQEMIKHKAIAQRFPPHLDLKEFEQLPDSPGVYYFHNKEGKVIYVGKAINIKKRVQSHFAGNNIQAQRQNFLKEIYHISFECCGTELMALLLECAEIKRLWPKFNRALKRYEPKFGLFCYEDQNGYLHLAIGKITRQQDCIQLFHREYDAIQLLQSFIRKGAINPRFCQFGSAGMAGRIAPLGDLPDRELHNMHVECCVAEWLKLRPSYVLVDKGRNAEERSCIVVENGRFYGMGYIDEHSQCNDLESVRTQVKVYQSNYYMMELISQAAERYPNKVYPLTMSAPSSVAAEGDSEYDKLTSMRLF is encoded by the coding sequence ATGAATGAAAGCAAAAGACAAGAATTTGCCATTGTAGATATAGAAACTACAGGGGGCAATGCAAAATCGAGCCGCATTACCGAAATCGCAATCGTGGTACACGACGGCAATCGTGTGCTGGAACGCTGGGAAACATTAATAAATCCAGGTAAGGAAATCCCGAATTCTATTTTTGCGCTGACCGGTATCAATAATGATATGGTGAGGGATGCGCCATTGTTTGAAGACGTGGCATTACAAGTCTACACACTGTTGAAAGATCGTATTTTCGTGGCACACAATGTGAACTTTGATTATTCTTTTGTCCGCTTTCAATTGCAGGAAGCAGGGATAGAATGGTCGGCTATTAAACTGTGTACGGTACGTTATGCCCGAAAAATTAAGCCTGGGCTTTTATCCTATAGTTTAGGCCGTTTGTGCGACTATCTGGATATACCAATCCAAAACCGGCACCGTGCAGGTGGCGATGCTGATGCTACCGCAATTCTTTTTGCCTTTCTTCGGGCATTGGACACCGAACAGGTGTTTCAGGAGATGATTAAACATAAAGCAATCGCGCAACGCTTTCCGCCACATCTGGATTTAAAGGAGTTCGAACAGTTGCCAGATTCGCCAGGGGTATATTATTTTCATAATAAAGAGGGCAAAGTAATTTACGTCGGAAAAGCAATCAATATAAAAAAACGAGTGCAATCGCACTTCGCTGGCAATAATATTCAGGCACAACGGCAAAATTTTCTGAAAGAGATTTACCACATCAGTTTTGAATGTTGCGGTACAGAACTGATGGCACTGTTGTTGGAGTGCGCAGAGATCAAACGGCTCTGGCCTAAATTTAATCGCGCCTTAAAGCGGTACGAACCTAAATTTGGACTATTTTGCTATGAGGATCAAAATGGTTATTTACATCTTGCTATAGGCAAAATAACTCGGCAACAAGATTGTATTCAGTTATTTCATCGGGAATACGATGCAATTCAATTACTGCAGTCATTTATACGAAAAGGCGCCATAAATCCCCGTTTTTGTCAATTTGGCAGTGCAGGTATGGCGGGTCGGATAGCGCCACTAGGAGATCTGCCAGACCGCGAACTACATAATATGCATGTAGAGTGCTGTGTGGCCGAATGGTTAAAGCTGCGGCCTTCCTACGTCTTGGTGGATAAAGGTAGGAATGCAGAAGAGAGAAGCTGTATCGTAGTCGAAAATGGACGGTTTTATGGCATGGGATACATTGATGAACATAGTCAATGTAATGACCTGGAAAGTGTCAGAACGCAGGTAAAAGTGTATCAGAGTAATTATTACATGATGGAATTAATTAGCCAGGCGGCAGAAAGGTATCCTAATAAAGTGTATCCGCTTACTATGTCGGCCCCATCGTCAGTGGCAGCGGAAGGTGACAGCGAATATGACAAACTGACTTCCATGCGTCTTTTTTGA
- the hutG gene encoding formimidoylglutamase has protein sequence MSHLFKQKQLYVAADRFRWKGRVDGEDKDWMRWHQWVSCVDLLTVPDLAGAYSILGFCSDEGVSRNLGRAGAKDGPATLRDVLANLPVYFSDEVKVKDCGDILVMDSDLESSQEALGQALATVLRSGGFPIVFGGGHEVTYGHYLGIKQHLGGSSHKIGFINLDAHLDMRPLPGGFGNSGTGFYQIEQDLRAMGASFHYLAIGIQQISNTRGLCDYAQTKGVQLIRSDDLIPSNLEKLQNQVRAFAAEVDYLYLTIDLDMFAAPYAPGVSAPAFNGVVPNEIFFGLFETLIKLPNLRSLDIAELNPRYDIDGRTAKLAADLLFKFVNGATDRL, from the coding sequence ATGAGCCATTTGTTTAAACAAAAACAGTTATATGTTGCCGCAGACCGTTTCCGATGGAAAGGACGTGTAGACGGTGAAGATAAGGACTGGATGCGCTGGCACCAGTGGGTCAGCTGCGTTGATCTGCTGACAGTGCCAGATCTGGCTGGCGCATACAGCATTCTGGGCTTTTGCAGTGACGAGGGCGTGTCCCGTAACCTAGGACGGGCAGGCGCAAAAGATGGACCGGCTACGCTCAGAGATGTTCTTGCAAATTTGCCTGTGTATTTTTCAGATGAAGTAAAAGTAAAAGATTGTGGCGATATTTTGGTGATGGATAGTGATTTAGAATCTTCTCAAGAAGCATTGGGTCAAGCGTTGGCGACAGTGCTTCGTAGCGGCGGATTTCCGATCGTCTTTGGTGGCGGGCATGAGGTCACTTATGGACATTATCTTGGTATAAAGCAACACTTAGGGGGGAGCAGCCACAAAATCGGCTTTATCAATTTAGATGCGCATCTTGACATGCGCCCACTGCCTGGCGGTTTTGGGAACTCGGGCACTGGGTTTTATCAAATCGAACAGGATCTGAGAGCTATGGGAGCATCGTTTCATTATTTAGCGATCGGAATACAGCAGATCAGTAACACCAGAGGACTTTGTGACTATGCACAGACTAAGGGCGTACAGCTGATCCGGAGCGATGATCTGATTCCATCCAACTTGGAAAAACTACAAAACCAGGTACGAGCATTTGCTGCCGAAGTAGACTATCTTTACTTGACAATCGATCTGGACATGTTTGCTGCTCCGTACGCTCCAGGGGTGAGCGCACCGGCGTTCAATGGCGTTGTTCCGAACGAAATTTTTTTCGGTTTATTTGAAACACTCATCAAGCTGCCCAATTTAAGATCACTGGATATCGCAGAGTTAAATCCGCGCTATGATATTGATGGACGTACAGCTAAACTAGCTGCGGATCTGCTTTTTAAATTTGTGAACGGCGCCACTGATCGGCTATAG
- the recR gene encoding recombination mediator RecR: MNFSSKLLENAVAEFGKLPGVGQKTALRLVLHLLKQPDPDVARFTASIDRLKEDIQYCQECFNISDQAICDVCTSFKRDKSLICVVEDTRDVMAIENTNSYQGVYHVLGGLISPMDGVGPADLKIEGLLNRLQRGGVEEVILALSATMEGDTTIFYLYRKLREFNIKITTIARGIAFGGELEYVDELTLGRSIATRVPYERHVG, encoded by the coding sequence ATGAATTTTTCTTCGAAACTTCTTGAAAACGCGGTCGCGGAATTTGGTAAACTTCCCGGTGTGGGACAGAAGACTGCTTTACGGCTGGTGCTCCATTTATTAAAGCAGCCGGATCCAGACGTAGCACGTTTTACAGCGTCCATAGACCGTCTAAAGGAAGATATTCAGTATTGTCAGGAATGTTTTAACATTTCGGACCAAGCGATTTGTGACGTTTGTACGTCCTTCAAACGCGATAAGAGTTTAATTTGTGTGGTGGAGGATACGCGTGACGTAATGGCTATAGAAAATACGAATTCTTATCAAGGTGTCTATCACGTCTTGGGCGGACTTATCTCGCCGATGGACGGGGTCGGCCCTGCCGACCTGAAAATAGAGGGATTGCTCAACCGTTTGCAGCGGGGCGGAGTGGAAGAGGTGATTTTAGCCTTGTCCGCTACTATGGAGGGAGATACAACCATATTCTATCTTTATCGTAAATTACGGGAATTTAATATCAAAATCACAACGATCGCACGCGGCATTGCTTTTGGTGGCGAATTGGAATATGTTGATGAATTGACTTTGGGAAGATCTATCGCCACGCGGGTGCCCTACGAGCGTCATGTAGGCTGA
- a CDS encoding GNAT family N-acetyltransferase → MEVIQKDGERHGSFEVTDQGRSVAQMTYTWAGPTKFIIDHTEVSENYTGKGLGRQMLSAAVDFAREKGLKILPLCPFAKSVFDKEADLADVLF, encoded by the coding sequence ATGGAAGTCATACAAAAAGATGGGGAGAGACATGGGAGTTTCGAAGTAACAGACCAAGGGAGATCTGTGGCCCAGATGACCTATACCTGGGCTGGTCCCACAAAATTTATTATTGACCATACCGAGGTTAGTGAGAACTATACCGGCAAAGGGCTAGGTAGGCAAATGCTCTCTGCAGCAGTTGACTTCGCCCGAGAGAAAGGGTTAAAAATACTCCCACTCTGTCCTTTTGCAAAGTCCGTTTTTGATAAGGAGGCCGACCTTGCAGACGTACTTTTCTAA